The Triticum dicoccoides isolate Atlit2015 ecotype Zavitan chromosome 6A, WEW_v2.0, whole genome shotgun sequence genome has a window encoding:
- the LOC119317457 gene encoding calcium-dependent protein kinase 5-like — MGNTCGVTFRSKYFSSFRGAPERHDSGYAPVAAAAADADADSPPGKRPSRPAAVADAAAPPPAAGMRRGSLAPAELTANVLGHPTPSLHDHYLLGRKLGQGQFGTTYLCTDRATGADYACKSIGKRKLITKEDVEDVRREIQIMHHLAGHRNVVAIKGAYEDQVYVHIVMELCGGGELFDRIIQRGHYSERKAAELTRIVVGVVEACHSLGVIHRDLKPENFLLANKDDDMSLKAIDFGLSVFFKPGQVFTDVVGSPYYVAPEVLRKRYGPEADVWTAGVILYILLSGVPPFWAETQQGIFDAVLKGVIDFDSDPWPVISDSAKDLIMRMLNPRPAERLTAHEVLCHPWICDHGVAPDRPLDPAVLSRIKQFSAMNKLKKMALRVIAESLSEEEIAGLKEMFEAMDTDNSGAITYDELKEGMRKYGSTLKDTEIRDLMEAADVDNSGTIDYIEFIAATLHLNKLEREEHLVAAFSYFDKDGSGYITVDELQQACKEHNMPDAFLDDVIIEADQDNDGRIDYGEFVAMMTKGNMGVGRRTMRNSLNISMTE, encoded by the exons ATGGGCAACACGTGCGGCGTCACCTTTAGATCCAAGTACTTCTCCAGCTTCCGCGGCGCGCCGGAGCGCCACGACTCGGGCtacgcgcccgtcgccgccgccgccgccgatgccgaTGCCGACTCGCCGCCGGGCAAGCGGCCCTCGCGCCCGGCGGCCGTGGCCGACGCGGCCGCCCCGCCCCCCGCTGCCGGCATGCGCCGGGGCTCGCTCGCCCCCGCGGAGCTGACGGCCAACGTGCTCGGCCACCCCACCCCGAGCCTCCACGACCACTACCTGCTCGGCCGCAAGCTCGGGCAGGGCCAGTTCGGCACCACCTACCTCTGCACCGACCGCGCCACCGGGGCGGACTACGCCTGCAAGTCCATCGGCAAGCGCAAGCTCATCACCAAGGAGGATGTCGAGGATGTGCGCCGCGAGATCCAGATCATGCACCACCTCGCCGGCCACCGGAACGTCGTCGCCATCAAGGGCGCCTACGAGGACCAGGTCTACGTCCACATCGTCATGGAGCTctgtggcggcggcgagctcttcGACCGCATCATACAGCGGGGGCATTACAGCGAGCGCAAGGCGGCCGAGCTCACGCGCATCGTTGTAGGAGTTGTCGAGGCGTGCCACTCGCTCGGGGTCATCCACAGGGATCTCAAACCTGAAAACTTCTTGCTGGCCAACAAGGATGACGACATGTCGCTTAAGGCCATCGACTTCGGCCTCTCCGTCTTCTTCAAGCCCG GTCAAGTTTTCACTGATGTTGTCGGAAGCCCTTACTATGTAGCTCCAGAAGTGTTGCGCAAACGTTATGGGCCAGAAGCTGATGTATGGACAGCTGGTGTAATTCTTTACATACTACTAAGTGGTGTACCACCATTTTGGGCAG AGACTCAGCAAGGAATATTTGATGCAGTATTGAAAGGCGTTATTGATTTTGATAGTGATCCCTGGCCTGTTATTTCTGATAGTGCAAAGGATCTCATAATGAGAATGTTGAATCCTCGCCCCGCAGAGCGTCTAACAGCACATGAAGTTCTAT GTCACCCTTGGATTTGTGATCATGGAGTTGCTCCTGATCGTCCACTTGATCCAGCTGTCCTTTCTCGCATTAAGcagttctcagcaatgaataagttAAAGAAGATGGCTTTGCGA GTAATTGCTGAGAGCCTTTCAGAGGAGGAGATTGCAGGATTAAAAGAAATGTTTGAGGCAATGGACACAGACAATAGCGGTGCAATTACATATGATGAGCTGAAAGAAGGCATGCGAAAGTATGGTTCAACACTAAAAGATACTGAGATTCGTGATCTTATGGAAGCG GCGGATGTGGACAACAGTGGAACCATCGATTATATAGAATTCATTGCTGCTACATTGCATCTCAATAAACTAGAGCGAGAGGAACATCTTGTGGCAGCCTTTTCTTATTTTGACAAGGATGGTAGTGGTTACATTACAGTGGACGAGCTCCAGCAAGCTTGCAAAGAGCATAACATGCCAGATGCTTTTCTTGATGACGTCATAATCGAAGCTGACCAGGATAAT GACGGTCGCATTGATTACGGAGAGTTTGTTGCCATGATGACAAAGGGCAATATGGGAGTTGGGAGGAGAACAATGAGAAACAGCCTGAATATAAGCATGACTGAATGA